A region from the Vicia villosa cultivar HV-30 ecotype Madison, WI linkage group LG3, Vvil1.0, whole genome shotgun sequence genome encodes:
- the LOC131662579 gene encoding two-component response regulator-like APRR1 codes for MERKGLDLNKETSGVNNGNKIGDGFVDRSKVRILLCDTDSNTSQEVVTLLLRCCYQVISVKSARQVIDALNAESENIDLILAEVGLPKKKGMKMLKYIARDKELRRIPVIMMSAQDEVSVVVKCLKLGAADYLVKPLRTNELLNLWTHMWRRRRMLGLAEKNMLNYDFDLVASEPSDANTNSTTLFSDDTDDRSKRSTLPETGMSSQQEHESTIANAADVEEPPDDHASESQPDAHGINDQRTEHFSSGPKKSELRIGVGESSAFFTYVKASMIKRNIEGIIHVDNNSAAHVQMEVMHQTFAQQGVNDLEICKNGETCESQSQDDFPSSNSIPDSLSIERSCTPPSSKEASHQNGYREENLNHNRPKHPRNGTSCSELEMSNMAAQHAYPYYMPGVVNHVMMHSSAQIHQTNDLQNHAATSMIAQYNHVPQGGPHATAMMSYPYYPMSMCSQPGQIPTPNSWPTFGGLNPSEANLSKVDRREAALIKFRQKRKERCFDKKIRYVNRKQLAESRPGVRGQFVRKLNGANVALNGQPPSIEFNEDGQEDEDEQGAKDSPRDA; via the exons atggAGAGAAAGGGGCTTGATTTGAATAAAGAAACAAGTGGTGTGAATAATGGTAATAAGATTGGTGATGGTTTTGTTGATAGAAGTAAAGTAAGGATTTTGCTTTGTGATACCGATTCAAATACCTCTCAAGAGGTTGTTACACTTCTCTTGAGATGTTGTTATCAGG TTATTTCAGTGAAGTCAGCAAGACAGGTAATTGATGCACTGAATGCAGAGAGTGAAAATATAGATCTCATATTAGCTGAAGTTGGCCTTCCGAAGAAGAAGGGTATGAAGATGTTGAAGTACATAGCACGAGATAAAGAATTGCGCAGAATTCCTGTCATAA TGATGTCTGCACAAGATGAGGTATCTGTTGTTGTTAAGTGCTTGAAACTTGGAGCAGCAGACTATCTAGTAAAGCCCTTGCGCACAAACGAGCTATTAAATTTGTGGACGCACATGTGGAGAAGGAGACGCATG CTTGGACTTGCAGAGAAGAACATGTTAAATTATGACTTTGATCTGGTAGCATCAGAGCCTAGTGATGCCAATACAAATAGTACCACCTTGTTCTCAGATGACACCGATGATAGGTCCAAAAGAAGCACCCTTCCAGAGACAGGAATGTCATCCCAACAAGAGCATGAG TCTACTATTGCTAATGCCGCTGATGTTGAGGAACCCCCAGATGACCATGCTTCTGAAAGTCAGCCTGATGCTCATGGAATAAATGATCAGAGGACAG AACATTTTTCATCTGGTCCAAAAAAGAGTGAACTAAGGATCGGGGTTGGGGAGTCATCAGCCTTCTTCACATATGTTAAAGCATCAATGATAAAGAGAAACATTGAAGGGATCATTCATGTTGACAACAATTCTGCTGCACATGTGCAGATGGAAGTTATGCATCAAACATTTGCTCAACAAGGGGTTAATGACCTCGAAATATGTAAAAATGGAGAGACGTGTGAAAGTCAATCGCAAGATGACTTCCCCAGCAGCAATAGTATACCTGATTCCTTATCTATTGAGAGATCTTGTACTCCACCTTCATCTAAGGAAGCTTCACATCAAAACGGTTATAGAGAAGAAAATTTGAATCACAACCGTCCGAAACATCCAAGAAATGGAACATCTTGTTCCGAGCTTGAAATGTCAAACATGGCCGCACAACATGCTTATCCATATTATATGCCGGGAGTTGTTAATCATGTTATGATGCATTCGTCAGCACAAATACATCAAACCAATGACCTGCAGAATCATGCTGCGACATCTATGATTGCCCAGTACAACCATGTTCCACAAGGCGGTCCTCATGCCACTGCAATGATGTCTTATCCGTATTACCCGATGAGTATGTGCTCACAACCTGGTCAGATTCCTACACCTAATTCATGGCCAACCTTTGGAGGTTTAAATCCATCCGAAGCAAATTTAAGTAAAGTTGATAGGAGAGAAGCAGCGTTGATTAAATTCAGGCAGAAAAGGAAAGAGCGCTGCTTTGATAAGAAAATTAGGTATGTCAATCGAAAACAACTTGCTGAAAGTCGGCCTGGTGTGAGGGGGCAGTTTGTCAGAAAGTTGAATGGTGCTAATGTGGCTCTTAATGGACAGCCTCCTTCCATTGAATTTAATGAAGATGgtcaagaagatgaagatgaacagGGAGCTAAAGACTCTCCCAGAGATGCTTGA
- the LOC131662580 gene encoding vesicle transport v-SNARE 11-like isoform X1: MSEVFDGYERQFCELSANLSRQCTTASGLDGEQKKQKLSEIKSGLEDADTLIRKMDLEARSLQPSTKATLLAKLREYKTDLNNLKNEVKRISSTNVNTASREELLELGRVDSLSVSNDQKGRLLMTTERLNQSTDRITNSRKTLLETEELGVSILQDLHQQRQSLLHAHTSLHGVDDNISKSKKILAAMSKRMSRNKWIVGSLMAALVLAIILILYFKLTH; the protein is encoded by the exons ATGAGCGAGGTATTTGATGGGTACGAGCGTCAGTTCTGTGAGTTATCCGCAAATCTTTCGCGGCAGTGCACTACAGCTTCTGGTCTTGATGGAG AACAGAAGAAGCAGAAACTTTCTGAAATAAAATCTGGATTGGAGGATGCTGATACGTTG ATTCGGAAAATGGACCTTGAGGCTAGGAGCTTGCAGCCAAGTACGAAGGCAACCCTTCTTGCCAAATTAAGGGAATATAAAACTGATTTGAACAAtttgaaaaatgaagttaaaagaaTCTCATCAACTAATGTCAATACGGCTTCTCGAGAAGAGTTGTTAGAGTTAGGAAGGGTTGATTCACTATCG GTATCAAATGATCAAAAAGGAAGACTTTTAATGACTACTGAGAGATTAAATCAATCCACTGATAGAATAACAAACAGCAGAAAAACATTGCTGGAGACAGAGGAGCTCGGTGTCTCTATTCTCCAAGATTTGCATCAACAACGGCAATCTCTACTCCATGCCCATACATCA CTCCATGGAGTGGATGATAACATTAGCAAGAGCAAGAAGATTTTGGCTGCCATGTCAAAAAGGATGAGCAGGAACAAATGGATCGTCGGCTCCTTGATGGCAGCTCTGGTCCTTGCAATCATATTAATTCTATATTTTAAGCTTACACATTAG
- the LOC131662580 gene encoding vesicle transport v-SNARE 13-like isoform X2: MDLEARSLQPSTKATLLAKLREYKTDLNNLKNEVKRISSTNVNTASREELLELGRVDSLSVSNDQKGRLLMTTERLNQSTDRITNSRKTLLETEELGVSILQDLHQQRQSLLHAHTSLHGVDDNISKSKKILAAMSKRMSRNKWIVGSLMAALVLAIILILYFKLTH; encoded by the exons ATGGACCTTGAGGCTAGGAGCTTGCAGCCAAGTACGAAGGCAACCCTTCTTGCCAAATTAAGGGAATATAAAACTGATTTGAACAAtttgaaaaatgaagttaaaagaaTCTCATCAACTAATGTCAATACGGCTTCTCGAGAAGAGTTGTTAGAGTTAGGAAGGGTTGATTCACTATCG GTATCAAATGATCAAAAAGGAAGACTTTTAATGACTACTGAGAGATTAAATCAATCCACTGATAGAATAACAAACAGCAGAAAAACATTGCTGGAGACAGAGGAGCTCGGTGTCTCTATTCTCCAAGATTTGCATCAACAACGGCAATCTCTACTCCATGCCCATACATCA CTCCATGGAGTGGATGATAACATTAGCAAGAGCAAGAAGATTTTGGCTGCCATGTCAAAAAGGATGAGCAGGAACAAATGGATCGTCGGCTCCTTGATGGCAGCTCTGGTCCTTGCAATCATATTAATTCTATATTTTAAGCTTACACATTAG
- the LOC131656905 gene encoding uncharacterized protein LOC131656905, whose translation MNPNHHNSWSNFMQNCGIPPIIPNQQNASNNPNSHHNSKFQNPTFIPNQQNYPHFRNYPYYYQHFPSQSNSPTMFHGVQMDNSHVEANDQEPETPQFCTQAQDGLETINLDEEVKTTPVTNMLKIRFQPKEDELLIQSWLNISRDPIVGIDQKGDSFWKRIGEAYNNHRHKNFPDRNPMALKGRWHKKINPCVQKFVGCYKQAVAVKKSGSSESDIVSAACDIYYQDGHEKFTFQSAWKLLRDEPKWLGGSSEPSAKRTKSSASVAYSTSSNPPTPTSEYDPPSPTLLHRPIGNKAAKRKQKEKFVEKPTPKFDAMKEDLNKKIELMSGFARDYARIESEKMEIERKRIDVELHAAKINDLQILTKDTTNMTQRQLQDHEFLCGVIRDRYGIN comes from the coding sequence atGAACCCCAACCACCATAATTCTTGGTCCAATTTCATGCAAAATTGTGGCATTCCACCAATTATCCCAAATCAACAAAATGCATCCAATAATCCAAACTCACatcataactcaaaatttcaaaatccTACTTTTATCCCGAATCAACAAAATTATCCACACTTTAGAAATTACCCATATTATTATCAACACTTTCCATCTCAATCAAATAGTCCCACTATGTTTCATGGAGTTCAAATGGATAATAGTCATGTGGAAGCAAATGATCAAGAGCCTGAAACACCACAATTTTGTACTCAAGCTCAAGATGGGTTGGAAACAATCAACCTTGATGAAGAAGTCAAAACTACACCGGTTACGAATATGTTGAAAATAAGATTTCAACCAAAGGAGGATGAACTTCTCATTCAATCATGGCTCAATATTTCAAGGGATCCTATTGTTGGGATTGATCAAAAAGGAGATAGTTTCTGGAAGAGGATTGGTGAAGCTTATAACAACCACCGCCACAAGAATTTTCCAGATAGGAATCCGATGGCACTGAAAGGTCGATGGCATAAAAAGATTAATCCTTGTGTACAAAAGTTTGTTGGGTGCTACAAACAAGCTGTCGCTGTAAAGAAAAGCGGTAGCTCTGAGAGTGACATCGTTTCGGCGGCATGCGATATTTATTATCAAGACGGTCATGAAAAGTTCACATTTCAAAGTGCATGGAAATTATTGAGAGATGAACCCAAATGGCTTGGAGGTTCATCGGAACCTTCTGCAAAAAGAACAAAGAGTTCGGCTTCTGTAGCATATTCAACATCTTCTAACCCACCAACGCCAACAAGCGAATACGATCCACCATCGCCGACTTTGTTACATCGTCCAATCGGTAATAAGGCGGCCAAAAGGAAGCAAAAAGAAAAGTTTGTGGAAAAGCCTACTCCTAAATTTGATGCTATGAAAGAGGActtaaacaaaaaaattgaattaatgtCGGGGTTTGCACGTGATTATGCACGTATTGAGAGTGAAAAAATGGAGATAGAGAGGAAAAGGATTGATGTTGAGTTGCACGCGGCAAAGATTAATGATTTGCAAATACTCAcgaaagatacaacaaatatgACACAAAGACAACTACAAGATCATGAATTTTTGTGCGGCGTAATTAGAGATAGATATGgaattaattga